From a single Vitis vinifera cultivar Pinot Noir 40024 chromosome 18, ASM3070453v1 genomic region:
- the LOC100260913 gene encoding protein WEAK CHLOROPLAST MOVEMENT UNDER BLUE LIGHT 1 — protein sequence MEDAKNAEEKSPTEPSLSSQDNNHSSNESLISPVINGEVESNSEALTVDTSKLAAVDASDTPSLGQDQLPPTDISTPMSPVTVDEAEPDHPGTVKGDSETGVVTSDGPQSCDGNFVTNAHVHVDVIPSASSPEIRDSTGDDHVGQSDELSLPQVMFSNAAVGTPEPFSASKHVKQFDVTRAHVDTAAPFESVKEAVSKFGGIVDWKAHRIQTVERRKLVERELEKAREDIPEYRKQAEDAEDAKTQALKELDSTKRLIEELKLNLERAQTEEHQAKQDSELAKLRVEEMEQGIADEASVAAKAQLEVAKARHAAAVADLKAVKDELEALRKEYASLVTEKDVAVKRAEQAVSASKEIEKTVEELTIELIATKEALESAHATHLEAEEQRIGMAMVKEQDSLNWEKELKQAEEELQKLNEQVVSRKDLKSKLDTASALLLDLKAELAAYMESKLKQETNEEHLQGELEEPEKKTHTDLQAAIASAKKELEEVKLNIEKATTEVNYLKVAATSLQSELQKEKSALATIRQREGIASVAAASLEAELNSTKSEIALVQMKEREAREKMAELPKQLQQAAQEADQAKSLAQMAWEELRKAKEEAEQAKAGASTMESRLLAAQKEIEAAKASEKLALAAIKALQESESARDTNDEDSPTGVTLALEEYYELSKRAHEAEEQANMRVVAAMSQIEVAKESELRSLDQLEAVNQELATRKEALNHALEKAEKAKEGKLGVEQELRKWRAEHEQRRKASESGQGVVNPIRSPRKSFEDRSLEERKESKNFDRGPEPAAAIHYRASPKPYMQGNSTETESSPETKSMKKKKRSMFPRFFMFFTRRKSHSSKST from the exons ATGGAGGATGCAAAAAATGCTGAAGAGAAGTCTCCAACTGAACCCTCTTTATCCTCCCAAGATAATAATCATTCCTCTAATGAAAGTCTAATCAGCCCAGTTATTAATGGAGAAGTGGAATCTAACTCAGAAGCATTAACAGTGGATACTTCAAAATTAGCAGCTGTTGATGCTTCTGATACCCCATCACTGGGACAAGATCAACTACCTCCAACAGACATTTCTACTCCAATGTCCCCTGTTACAGTTGATGAGGCAGAGCCTGACCATCCGGGTACAGTTAAAGGAGATTCTGAAACAGGAGTTGTTACCTCTGATGGACCACAATCTTGTGATGGTAATTTTGTTACCAATGCCCATGTTCACGTTGATGTTATTCCTTCTGCTTCCTCCCCTGAGATCAGAGATTCTACTGGTGATGACCATGTTGGGCAATCCGATGAGCTTTCCCTGCCGCAAGTGATGTTTTCCAATGCTGCTGTTGGAACACCAGAACCTTTCAGCGCTTCTAAACATGTAAAACAGTTTGACGTAACCAGGGCCCATGTTGATACAGCAGCGCCTTTTGAATCTGTTAAAGAAGCAGTTTCCAAGTTTGGAGGAATTGTTGATTGGAAAGCCCATAGAATCCAGACAGTGGAG AGGCGCAAGCTTGTGGAGCGAGAACTTGAGAAAGCACGGGAGGATATTCCTGAATATAGGAAACAGGCTGAGGATGCTGAAGATGCAAAAACTCAAGCACTAAAGGAGCTGGACAGCACAAAGAGACTCATAGAAGAATTGAAGCTGAACTTAGAGAGAGCACAAACTGAAGAACATCAGGCAAAACAGGACTCAGAACTTGCCAAACTCAGGGTGGAAGAGATGGAGCAAGGAATTGCTGATGAAGCTAGTGTTGCAGCCAAAGCACAGCTTGAAGTTGCTAAAGCCAGACATGCAGCTGCAGTTGCAGATTTAAAAGCTGTGAAAGATGAATTGGAAGCACTGCGTAAGGAATATGCTTCTTTGGTGACTGAGAAAGATGTGGCTGTGAAGAGGGCTGAGCAGGCTGTTTCAGCGTCTAAGGAAATTGAGAAGACAGTGGAGGAACTGACTATTGAGTTGATTGCCACAAAGGAAGCCTTAGAATCTGCACACGCCACCCATCTGGAGGCAGAGGAACAAAGAATTGGAATGGCTATGGTGAAAGAGCAAGATTCTCTCAATTGGGAAAAGGAATTGAAACAGGCAGAAGAGGAGCTGCAGAAACTTAATGAGCAAGTTGTGTCTAGGAAGGATCTCAAATCAAAACTAGACACTGCTTCAGCCCTGTTGCTTGATTTAAAAGCTGAATTAGCAGCCTACATGGAATCAAAATTGAAGCAGGAAACCAATGAAGAACACTTGCAGGGTGAGCTAGAAGAACCTGAGAAGAAAACTCATACTGATCTACAAGCAGCAATTGCTTCAGCCAAGAaggaacttgaagaagtgaaGCTCAATATTGAGAAAGCAACAACTGAGGTCAATTATTTGAAGGTGGCAGCCACATCATTACAATCAGagcttcaaaaagaaaagtcaGCACTAGCCACAATTAGGCAGAGAGAAGGAATAGCATCAGTGGCAGCTGCATCTCTTGAAGCTGAGCTGAATAGTACCAAGTCAGAGATAGCTCTAGTTCAAATGAAGGAGAGAGAAGCCAGAGAGAAGATGGCAGAGCTTCCCAAGCAATTACAGCAAGCTGCTCAAGAGGCAGATCAGGCGAAGTCACTAGCCCAAATGGCTTGGGAGGAGCTGCGGAAGGCAAAGGAAGAAGCCGAGCAAGCCAAGGCTGGAGCAAGTACCATGGAGAGTAGATTATTAGCAGCTCAAAAGGAGATAGAAGCTGCCAAGGCTTCAGAGAAGTTGGCACTAGCAGCTATCAAAGCACTGCAGGAGAGTGAATCAGCTCGAGACACCAATGATGAGGATTCACCTACTGGAGTAACACTTGCTTTAGAAGAGTACTATGAACTAAGCAAGCGAGCCCATGAGGCGGAGGAGCAGGCCAACATGAGGGTGGTGGCTGCCATGTCCCAAATTGAGGTAGCAAAGGAGTCCGAGCTTAGAAGTTTGGATCAGCTGGAAGCAGTCAATCAGGAGTTGGCTACTAGAAAGGAAGCCTTAAACCATGCATTGGAGAAGGCTGAGAAGGCCAAGGAAGGGAAGTTGGGTGTGGAGCAAGAGTTGAGAAAGTGGAGGGCAGAACATGAGCAGCGGCGCAAGGCTTCTGAATCTGGTCAAGGAGTGGTAAACCCAATCAGAAGTCCCAGGAAGAGTTTTGAGGACAGAAGCTTGGAAGAGAGGAAAGAATCAAAGAACTTTGACCGGGGCCCAGAACCTGCAGCTGCTATCCATTACAGGGCTAGCCCAAAGCCATATATGCAAGGAAATAGCACTGAAACCGAATCATCTCCAGAAACAAAGtctatgaagaaaaagaagaggtcAATGTTCCCCCGGTTCTTCATGTTCTTCACCAGAAGAAAGTCACACTCATCAAAGTCAACATAA